The Desulfovibrio inopinatus DSM 10711 genome window below encodes:
- the gcvH gene encoding glycine cleavage system protein GcvH, with the protein MISNDLLYTKTHEWLRQEDDIAVVGITHFAQEQLGDITFVELPNVGDTITAGEEMGSVESVKAASELYSPVTGEIIEVNAQLDDAPELLNDDPYGEGWIIKIRCSEDPEGMLSPEEYADYIESEH; encoded by the coding sequence ATGATCTCAAATGATTTATTGTACACCAAGACCCATGAATGGCTCCGCCAGGAAGACGATATTGCCGTTGTCGGCATCACCCATTTCGCCCAGGAACAACTTGGTGATATCACGTTCGTTGAATTACCGAATGTTGGTGACACGATTACGGCTGGAGAAGAAATGGGATCGGTCGAATCCGTCAAGGCAGCCAGTGAATTGTATAGTCCGGTCACGGGAGAAATTATTGAAGTGAATGCTCAGCTCGACGATGCTCCCGAACTGCTCAACGATGATCCCTATGGAGAGGGTTGGATTATTAAAATTCGATGCAGTGAAGATCCTGAAGGGATGTTGTCTCCTGAGGAATACGCCGATTATATTGAATCCGAGCACTAA
- a CDS encoding ATP-binding protein, with protein sequence METELSDRKQLNSSSKGWRLGLRRRIILCLTGLALTAIAGGITTAWYSYEARHLLEVIIDQDMQGLRIVERLATELSMQKGYTTYYALSLDESYLKDLATHTDMFDTLMSKAMLHPYSEKNHALLETINTEYRHYVADRAKVIELYSQGFADEGARQHWAIRGVFDKISGQVASLRAAQESQIHNVVDNAKLDATAMMYMAWVAVFIAVIIALILGYVLIRKVLDPIRRMAQEGQSPIVFKGTDEIEAIDKRMHGLMDDMDRAREHVMQTEKLALAGKLGAGVAHSVRNPLTSVKMRLFSLSRTLRLDATQSEDFEVITEEIGHIDTILQHFLEFARPPGLRREIVTLAEIVDNAVRLLTYRLDSYGVEVKMDLTGGNRPIHADPERLKEVLVNLLLNACEAMPGGGRILITTYSRADASGRRMAILQIRDWGPGIPEELQGRVFEPFFSTKEDGSGLGLAITWRIIMEHGGTVETRIPEGGGALFEIGLPCKEP encoded by the coding sequence ATGGAAACGGAATTATCAGACAGAAAGCAATTGAACAGTTCATCCAAAGGATGGAGGCTCGGATTACGACGACGCATCATTCTGTGTTTGACCGGCCTTGCACTGACGGCCATTGCCGGAGGCATCACCACTGCATGGTATTCATATGAAGCCCGCCATCTCTTGGAAGTCATCATTGACCAAGATATGCAAGGTCTTCGTATCGTGGAACGTCTTGCTACTGAGCTCAGTATGCAGAAAGGTTATACAACCTATTATGCTTTAAGCCTTGATGAGTCCTACCTCAAAGACTTGGCAACACATACTGACATGTTTGATACATTAATGAGCAAAGCCATGCTGCATCCCTACTCCGAAAAGAATCATGCTTTGCTGGAAACTATCAATACGGAATACAGGCATTATGTCGCCGACAGAGCGAAAGTCATCGAACTCTATTCACAGGGATTTGCAGACGAAGGAGCCAGACAACACTGGGCAATACGAGGCGTCTTCGACAAGATCAGCGGCCAAGTCGCGTCACTTCGTGCAGCTCAAGAAAGTCAAATCCACAACGTTGTCGATAATGCCAAGTTGGATGCAACTGCAATGATGTACATGGCATGGGTGGCGGTGTTTATCGCCGTCATCATTGCCTTAATTTTGGGATATGTACTCATTCGAAAAGTCTTGGATCCCATTCGGAGAATGGCGCAAGAAGGACAGTCACCAATCGTTTTCAAGGGAACAGACGAAATTGAAGCCATTGACAAACGCATGCATGGACTGATGGATGACATGGATCGAGCACGAGAACATGTCATGCAAACCGAAAAACTCGCCCTTGCCGGAAAACTTGGCGCCGGGGTTGCGCATTCCGTTCGTAATCCTCTCACTTCGGTAAAAATGCGTTTGTTTTCGCTCAGCCGGACACTTCGATTAGATGCCACACAATCCGAAGATTTCGAAGTTATTACGGAAGAAATTGGCCATATCGATACGATTCTTCAACATTTTCTTGAATTTGCCAGACCTCCTGGCCTTCGTCGTGAAATCGTCACGTTAGCCGAAATCGTGGATAATGCGGTTCGATTACTCACCTACCGCCTTGATTCGTACGGTGTTGAAGTCAAAATGGATCTTACGGGCGGAAATCGTCCTATCCATGCCGACCCGGAACGCCTGAAGGAGGTGCTCGTCAACCTGTTACTCAATGCCTGTGAAGCGATGCCTGGTGGTGGTAGAATTTTGATCACGACGTACAGTCGAGCCGATGCATCAGGACGACGCATGGCAATACTTCAAATTCGAGATTGGGGGCCTGGCATCCCCGAAGAACTTCAAGGGAGAGTCTTCGAACCATTCTTTAGCACCAAAGAAGACGGTTCCGGACTTGGGCTGGCCATTACCTGGCGCATCATCATGGAACACGGGGGCACTGTTGAAACTCGTATCCCCGAAGGGGGTGGCGCTTTGTTTGAAATCGGCCTGCCCTGTAAGGAACCTTAA
- a CDS encoding sigma-54-dependent transcriptional regulator: protein MADILIIDDDPRLRQSFAKLLTSEGHTTRQAPSGEAGLELMHEKLPDMAVIDLRLPGMNGFETFKAMRDIEPRMPVVIMTAYGTTETAIEATKLGAYDYVLKPFDIPVFLKLVDNALQAGKFMRSRVDMSSEPDTTRGEVLLGRSQCMQELFKAVGRVAPTDATVLIRGESGTGKELVARAVYQHSLRSHKPFMVINCVAIPETLLESELFGYEKGAFTGATNRRIGKVEQANHGTVFLDEIGDMPLTIQAKILRLLQEKQVERLGGRDTIPVDVRILAATNRDLEAAVQDGRFREDLYYRLKVVSLHIPPLRERGEDIAHLSNFFLARHSRDVGIDNPGLTTEAKDILRAYHWPGNVRELANTLHKAVIFSRGGPIQAQDVSSIIGQPGKQQSGCVPDNEALEHWIQNTLNRNSGENALESITDHVAALTIKTALAATGGNRTRAAKLLGISRPTLVAKIDKYGLRIDAKIS, encoded by the coding sequence ATGGCAGACATTCTCATCATAGATGACGACCCACGACTGCGACAAAGTTTTGCCAAACTCCTAACATCCGAGGGACATACCACCCGACAAGCACCGTCAGGCGAAGCAGGACTTGAACTCATGCACGAGAAATTGCCGGACATGGCCGTTATCGATTTACGGCTTCCAGGCATGAATGGCTTTGAGACCTTCAAAGCCATGCGTGACATAGAACCGCGCATGCCCGTGGTCATCATGACTGCTTATGGAACAACGGAAACGGCTATTGAGGCGACCAAACTCGGGGCGTACGACTACGTTCTAAAACCCTTTGATATTCCGGTCTTTCTCAAGCTGGTGGACAATGCACTCCAAGCTGGAAAATTCATGCGCAGTCGGGTCGATATGTCCTCCGAGCCGGATACAACCCGTGGAGAAGTGCTCCTTGGTCGGAGCCAATGCATGCAGGAATTGTTCAAAGCTGTGGGACGTGTAGCTCCGACTGATGCCACGGTATTAATACGTGGAGAATCCGGGACCGGGAAAGAACTTGTTGCTCGAGCTGTCTATCAACACAGCTTACGTTCTCACAAACCGTTTATGGTTATCAACTGCGTCGCCATCCCAGAAACACTCCTGGAGTCAGAACTTTTCGGGTATGAAAAAGGGGCGTTCACTGGTGCCACCAACCGACGTATTGGGAAAGTGGAGCAAGCAAATCACGGTACGGTCTTTCTCGATGAAATTGGAGATATGCCACTCACCATTCAAGCAAAAATTCTGCGATTATTACAGGAGAAACAAGTGGAACGTCTGGGAGGACGAGATACTATTCCCGTTGATGTCCGTATACTTGCCGCGACGAATCGTGACTTGGAAGCAGCTGTTCAAGATGGACGTTTTCGTGAAGACCTGTATTATCGTCTAAAAGTGGTATCACTCCACATCCCTCCTCTTCGTGAACGGGGAGAAGACATCGCCCATTTGTCAAATTTTTTCCTGGCTCGCCACTCACGGGACGTTGGTATCGACAACCCTGGCCTCACAACAGAAGCGAAAGATATCCTTCGCGCCTATCATTGGCCTGGCAACGTCCGAGAACTCGCCAATACACTGCATAAAGCCGTTATTTTTTCTCGAGGTGGACCTATCCAAGCACAAGACGTTTCATCGATCATCGGACAGCCAGGAAAACAACAGTCCGGCTGTGTTCCCGATAACGAAGCTTTGGAACATTGGATACAAAATACACTCAATCGCAACTCCGGTGAAAATGCTCTTGAATCCATAACCGACCACGTTGCCGCGCTCACCATTAAAACCGCGTTGGCTGCCACTGGTGGCAATCGGACACGAGCAGCCAAATTATTGGGTATCTCTAGACCGACGCTCGTTGCCAAAATAGACAAGTACGGCCTGCGGATTGATGCAAAAATAAGTTGA
- a CDS encoding histidinol phosphate phosphatase domain-containing protein has protein sequence MIDLHTHTVFSDGELIPSELARRAVKAGYTAMAMTDHADVSNLAFIVDRIHDFVKREGPYLGIDVYVGVELTHVPPPLIPSLIEEARDVGAEIVVVHGETIVEPVPLGTNLAAIEAGADILAHPGLITPQEVELAAKNNVALEITTRKGHSLTNGHVAALARTHGACLVINNDAHAPSDLVGAELRRAVALGAGLSPEEYSRAEANSRGIVNRLMKKGLRQA, from the coding sequence ATGATTGATCTGCATACCCATACCGTTTTTAGTGACGGCGAACTTATTCCTTCGGAACTCGCCCGTCGTGCCGTGAAAGCCGGATATACGGCAATGGCCATGACTGATCACGCCGATGTGAGCAATCTGGCATTTATTGTTGACCGTATACACGACTTCGTGAAACGCGAAGGCCCATATTTGGGTATCGACGTTTATGTTGGTGTCGAACTGACGCATGTTCCTCCACCACTTATTCCTTCTTTAATAGAGGAAGCCCGGGACGTCGGAGCCGAAATTGTGGTCGTGCATGGCGAAACCATTGTGGAGCCGGTGCCCCTTGGGACAAATTTGGCTGCAATTGAGGCCGGTGCAGACATTCTGGCTCATCCGGGACTTATAACACCGCAAGAAGTCGAATTGGCTGCTAAAAACAACGTTGCTCTCGAAATAACAACACGCAAAGGCCACAGTTTAACAAACGGTCATGTTGCCGCTTTGGCCCGAACACATGGAGCGTGTCTTGTCATCAATAATGATGCCCATGCTCCTTCTGATCTTGTTGGAGCTGAACTGCGTCGAGCGGTAGCGCTTGGTGCCGGCTTGAGCCCGGAAGAATATTCTCGTGCGGAAGCCAATTCACGTGGTATCGTCAACCGTCTTATGAAGAAAGGTCTCAGGCAAGCGTAA
- a CDS encoding bifunctional nuclease family protein: protein MVEMHVFGLAVDEDTQVPVLILKDKDDQRALPIWIGAMEALAISMTLHNVSLPRPMTHDLLLKTIETVGAKVDSVAITELRDGTYYAEIRLLMHEEMQTVDSRPSDAIALALRAQAAIYVNDDVLEQAAVTEKEASQPLLHSDDAEEWTEILEKFTLDDTKYKM from the coding sequence ATGGTTGAAATGCATGTTTTCGGTCTGGCCGTCGATGAAGATACACAAGTGCCTGTTTTGATACTTAAGGATAAAGACGATCAACGGGCGCTCCCTATCTGGATTGGCGCTATGGAAGCTCTGGCGATTTCCATGACATTGCATAACGTCAGTCTGCCGAGACCAATGACGCACGATTTGCTGTTGAAAACCATTGAAACCGTTGGCGCAAAAGTTGATTCTGTAGCGATTACCGAGTTGCGTGATGGAACGTATTACGCTGAAATTCGTCTCTTAATGCACGAAGAGATGCAAACAGTCGACTCTCGACCGTCTGATGCCATTGCTTTGGCTCTTCGTGCCCAAGCCGCAATTTATGTTAATGATGATGTACTGGAGCAGGCGGCTGTGACAGAAAAAGAAGCTTCTCAACCGCTTTTGCATTCGGACGACGCCGAAGAATGGACAGAGATTTTGGAAAAGTTCACACTCGACGACACAAAATACAAAATGTAG
- the miaB gene encoding tRNA (N6-isopentenyl adenosine(37)-C2)-methylthiotransferase MiaB, with product MKFHILTFGCQMNVGDSDWIRRSLLAADWKESGEDDADVFIVNTCSVREKPEQKVYSLLGRLARHVARRPAVFVAVGGCVAQQVGETLFQRFPFVRLVFGADGVANAPSAIMRLASESGTRISLLDFTDRYPERAAAFVDDALTAQAFVNIMQGCDNYCAYCIVPFVRGRQKSRSSDEVVAECREFAARGVKEITLLGQNVNSFGLDTAGDGTSFAQLLERIAAIPGIMRLRFTTSHPKDLSDDVISAFGRLSNLSSALHLPLQSGSDHVLKKMGRRYTIATYLEKVRKLREARPDIALTTDIIVGFPTETEDDFRETVEVVQTVGFAGSYSFMYCDRPGTAASRLDSKVEDEVKARRLAELQAVQEKLTQTHLCQAVGTRQRVLVEGASSNKDGSLAAWRGRDEYGRVVNFTCSSSADMTGSICDVDILEAKKHSLWGKAV from the coding sequence ATGAAGTTTCATATTTTGACCTTTGGCTGCCAGATGAATGTCGGAGATTCCGACTGGATTCGTCGCTCACTTCTTGCCGCGGACTGGAAAGAGTCCGGAGAAGATGATGCCGACGTTTTTATCGTCAATACATGCAGCGTCCGGGAAAAACCGGAACAAAAAGTATATAGTCTGCTTGGTCGATTGGCCCGGCATGTTGCGCGTCGTCCTGCGGTTTTTGTTGCTGTCGGAGGATGCGTGGCTCAGCAAGTTGGTGAAACACTCTTTCAACGTTTTCCCTTTGTGCGGCTTGTGTTTGGCGCCGATGGAGTTGCGAATGCCCCGTCGGCCATCATGCGCCTTGCTTCGGAATCCGGGACACGCATCAGCCTACTTGACTTTACCGATAGATATCCAGAACGAGCAGCCGCGTTTGTCGATGATGCATTAACAGCGCAGGCGTTTGTAAACATTATGCAGGGCTGTGATAATTATTGCGCCTACTGCATTGTGCCGTTTGTACGTGGGCGACAGAAATCTCGGTCGAGCGATGAAGTCGTTGCCGAATGTCGTGAATTCGCTGCACGAGGTGTGAAAGAGATTACACTGCTAGGGCAAAACGTAAATAGCTTCGGTCTTGATACTGCCGGAGACGGGACGTCTTTTGCTCAATTATTAGAACGTATTGCCGCCATTCCCGGTATTATGCGGCTTCGTTTTACAACGTCGCATCCCAAAGATTTGAGTGACGATGTAATCTCCGCTTTTGGAAGACTCTCGAATTTGAGTTCGGCACTGCATTTACCCTTGCAATCAGGCTCTGATCACGTTCTAAAGAAAATGGGCCGACGATATACCATTGCAACGTATCTTGAGAAGGTTCGCAAATTGCGTGAAGCAAGACCGGATATAGCGTTGACAACGGATATCATTGTTGGATTTCCAACAGAGACTGAAGATGATTTTCGTGAAACCGTTGAAGTGGTTCAGACAGTAGGATTTGCTGGAAGCTATTCTTTCATGTACTGTGACCGACCAGGTACAGCTGCTTCACGGTTGGATTCCAAAGTGGAAGATGAAGTCAAAGCGCGGCGTCTCGCAGAACTGCAAGCAGTACAAGAAAAGTTGACGCAGACCCACCTTTGCCAAGCTGTTGGTACACGACAGCGAGTGCTTGTTGAAGGGGCGAGTTCAAACAAGGATGGGAGTCTTGCGGCTTGGCGCGGTCGTGATGAGTATGGACGCGTTGTCAACTTTACCTGTTCCTCATCCGCTGACATGACCGGCAGCATCTGTGATGTTGATATCTTGGAAGCCAAGAAGCACTCCTTATGGGGGAAGGCGGTTTAG
- a CDS encoding response regulator, translating into MLVWHTLCLSKAMATSAQTILLCDRNPNVRNLLLREFTSRHFQVCTAQNGKEVLHFVNGAHPPALILMDMELSGCDQKFWDMLLNRPRAPIVVLHTFGEENIPKALLGKVARVPKDGNIEALIRAVGWCLERLAGRYVHRDNTFKTTDFSS; encoded by the coding sequence ATGCTCGTCTGGCATACCCTTTGCCTATCCAAAGCTATGGCAACTTCTGCTCAAACGATTCTTCTTTGCGATCGCAATCCTAATGTAAGAAATTTGCTGCTAAGGGAATTTACAAGCAGACATTTTCAGGTGTGCACAGCCCAAAACGGAAAAGAAGTGTTGCATTTCGTCAATGGAGCACATCCACCAGCACTTATTCTCATGGATATGGAACTCTCGGGATGCGATCAGAAATTCTGGGACATGCTTCTCAATCGTCCCCGAGCCCCTATTGTTGTTCTTCATACGTTTGGAGAAGAAAATATACCGAAAGCATTGCTGGGCAAAGTCGCCCGAGTTCCCAAAGATGGCAATATTGAAGCTTTGATTCGTGCAGTGGGCTGGTGTCTCGAACGGCTGGCAGGTCGTTATGTCCACCGCGATAATACATTCAAAACGACAGACTTTTCATCGTGA
- a CDS encoding PAS domain S-box protein has translation MKPGIRNKLLGMFLVFSFIPLIIMGVFLWGRGSEANRQHALDIEQATAERVASSLERRIDALEVRLHDAARLTNLVHLDKEGQLQVLSTLIDLAPQVFSSIYCLDVQGMVTARIPVRGDRGGGHDEATLDIPLTKFLSIDGSASARLIAVCRTQELFRLTNDLSYHSRDTVFICDASGRVITSAGVSGRVSSHIGITEHTTLPALNSFDSLIAATACFRLGNDRFLVRVERPLSSFASQQSVWPVLVILLLIILGASIAGYLLAGRILRPIRLVTDAARSLCTRDTPLRVHIDTGDEFEDLGHAFNAMTDKLTFTMKGLNEQIDRLSRTREDLIHSEEHFRVLVENVVDVIWSVNLDMRFSYVSPSVERLLGMPSKTVIHTAVHKLLTPESFRVAKHIFDEMVNVHDKREPCLVRRPRTVELALIHQNGEIVMVECAVTVLHDEHGKISGILGVSRDIGSRLERVKTLRQSEARYRMLYEQAAEGIIMMDIDTVIDDANPRALEMFGYARIELRGMRYDELIHPADLATAPLLFKELVAGEVIRTECRVRQKSGHFLSVDVSAKIIGDKYIQVFIRDVSDRKRIESELVAAKNLAESANQAKDMFVANISHEIRTPISGIIGMTDLVLASSGITTEQTEYLGMVKDAADSLLSIINDLLDFSKIQAGKLSLSPTDFSLRETLEKALRPLQFRATSKGVLLELSVEEGVPDGVHGDSVRLCQIVRNLTDNAIKFTERGHVLVHVSHIGRNAQGTLLKFSVEDTGIGISEDHIPRLFQNYSQLEVASEMIQQGTGLGLAICKRLTSMLGGTIWVESTVNQGSTFHFTVSLKEAGVLASECRDEVSKHEGDNALGPLSILLAEDNAINRKFLLHFLEEDGHRVTTVKSGQEALDALVKESFDIVLMDVRMPEMDGIEATENIRSGRDKRIPVDIPIIALTAYAMESEKEVFLQAGMNACITKPVSMSSLNRVINEILQTEVHQASNEAPIINLKDENTIFDSETFEKRYQSHPELFKELVTEFSDALPVSLTRLNTAIYDADVTAIAEEAHSLANSAVPVSSQALHTLATRMEHAAREKTIDECRMIAQDIQHVCDVLLSRLVAYL, from the coding sequence GTGAAACCAGGCATCCGAAATAAGCTTCTGGGGATGTTTTTGGTGTTTAGCTTTATTCCCCTGATTATTATGGGTGTTTTTCTTTGGGGGCGGGGGAGCGAAGCGAATCGTCAGCATGCTCTGGATATCGAACAAGCTACAGCCGAAAGGGTCGCGTCATCATTGGAACGTCGAATCGACGCGCTTGAAGTTCGTCTGCATGATGCTGCTCGTTTGACAAACCTCGTCCATCTCGACAAGGAAGGACAGCTTCAAGTTCTCTCAACACTGATTGATTTAGCTCCACAAGTTTTTTCCAGCATCTATTGCCTGGATGTGCAAGGAATGGTGACAGCGCGCATTCCTGTACGAGGTGATAGAGGTGGTGGTCATGATGAAGCCACACTGGATATCCCTTTGACAAAATTTCTATCAATCGATGGTAGCGCGTCTGCCCGTTTAATTGCGGTGTGTCGTACGCAAGAACTGTTTCGCTTAACAAATGACCTTTCTTATCACTCACGCGATACCGTCTTTATTTGTGATGCCTCGGGCCGGGTCATTACATCTGCTGGCGTAAGCGGTCGCGTCTCGTCTCATATCGGTATCACTGAGCATACGACACTCCCGGCCTTGAACTCATTTGATTCCCTTATCGCTGCAACAGCATGTTTTCGTTTGGGGAATGATCGATTTTTGGTTCGCGTTGAGCGTCCGTTATCTTCCTTTGCTTCACAGCAGTCCGTATGGCCTGTCTTGGTCATCCTTCTCCTTATTATCCTTGGAGCCTCAATTGCCGGATACCTTCTGGCAGGTCGTATTCTTCGGCCGATTCGATTGGTAACCGATGCGGCTCGATCTCTTTGTACAAGAGATACTCCCCTGCGTGTGCATATAGACACAGGGGATGAATTCGAGGATCTCGGACATGCATTCAATGCCATGACGGACAAATTGACGTTCACGATGAAAGGGTTGAATGAACAAATTGACCGCTTGTCTCGGACCAGAGAAGATTTAATCCATTCGGAAGAACACTTTCGAGTGTTGGTAGAGAACGTCGTCGATGTGATTTGGAGCGTCAATCTCGATATGCGTTTTTCATATGTCAGCCCTTCTGTAGAACGTTTGCTCGGCATGCCCTCGAAAACAGTTATACATACTGCCGTTCACAAATTGCTCACGCCTGAATCTTTTCGTGTGGCCAAGCACATCTTCGATGAGATGGTAAACGTACATGACAAGCGTGAACCGTGCCTTGTTCGACGTCCACGAACTGTTGAACTGGCTTTGATTCATCAGAATGGAGAGATTGTCATGGTTGAATGTGCCGTGACGGTATTACATGATGAGCACGGCAAAATATCAGGTATTCTCGGCGTCAGTCGTGATATCGGAAGCCGCTTGGAAAGAGTCAAGACGTTGCGGCAAAGTGAAGCCCGCTACCGTATGCTTTATGAACAGGCTGCAGAAGGCATCATCATGATGGATATCGATACGGTGATTGACGATGCTAATCCACGAGCCTTGGAAATGTTTGGTTATGCACGGATTGAGTTACGCGGAATGCGGTATGATGAATTAATTCATCCTGCGGACCTTGCAACGGCTCCTCTTCTCTTCAAGGAACTTGTCGCCGGTGAAGTCATACGGACCGAGTGTCGAGTTCGACAGAAATCCGGTCATTTTTTGTCCGTGGATGTCAGTGCGAAAATCATTGGGGATAAATATATCCAAGTGTTCATTCGAGATGTTTCTGACAGGAAGCGTATTGAATCTGAACTTGTTGCGGCAAAAAATTTGGCCGAATCGGCCAACCAAGCAAAGGATATGTTTGTTGCCAACATCAGTCACGAAATTCGTACCCCGATAAGTGGCATTATCGGCATGACCGACCTTGTTCTTGCATCATCGGGCATTACGACAGAACAAACTGAATATCTCGGGATGGTCAAGGATGCGGCAGATTCGCTTTTATCGATCATCAATGATCTCCTTGATTTTTCAAAAATTCAGGCTGGCAAACTCAGTCTGTCACCAACGGATTTTTCCTTACGTGAAACACTCGAAAAAGCCTTACGTCCTCTTCAATTTCGCGCAACGAGTAAAGGCGTACTTCTTGAACTCAGTGTTGAGGAGGGTGTTCCTGATGGTGTACACGGTGATTCGGTCAGACTCTGTCAAATCGTACGGAACTTAACTGATAATGCTATTAAATTCACAGAAAGAGGTCATGTCCTCGTTCACGTTTCTCACATTGGCCGGAATGCTCAAGGAACCTTACTGAAGTTCAGTGTTGAAGATACAGGAATTGGCATTTCAGAAGATCATATTCCACGATTATTTCAGAATTACAGCCAACTTGAAGTGGCTTCAGAAATGATTCAGCAGGGCACTGGGCTGGGGTTGGCAATTTGCAAACGGTTAACGAGCATGCTTGGTGGAACGATATGGGTTGAAAGTACTGTGAATCAAGGAAGCACGTTTCACTTTACTGTTTCATTGAAAGAAGCCGGTGTATTGGCGTCTGAGTGTAGAGATGAGGTGTCAAAGCATGAAGGGGACAATGCTCTCGGACCATTGTCTATTCTTTTAGCCGAAGATAATGCCATTAATCGTAAATTTCTTCTCCATTTTCTCGAAGAAGACGGACATCGAGTAACTACAGTGAAAAGCGGTCAAGAAGCGCTTGATGCTCTGGTTAAGGAATCCTTTGATATTGTGCTTATGGATGTACGTATGCCGGAAATGGATGGTATTGAAGCAACAGAAAATATCCGTTCTGGAAGAGACAAGCGTATTCCTGTCGATATCCCCATCATTGCATTAACAGCATATGCGATGGAAAGTGAAAAAGAAGTCTTTTTGCAAGCTGGGATGAATGCATGCATAACAAAACCGGTTAGTATGTCGTCTTTAAATCGTGTTATAAACGAAATATTACAAACTGAAGTACATCAGGCATCGAACGAAGCCCCAATAATCAATCTCAAGGATGAAAATACGATATTCGATTCTGAAACATTTGAAAAAAGATACCAGTCTCATCCAGAGTTGTTTAAAGAATTGGTAACAGAATTCAGCGATGCACTTCCTGTTTCTTTAACACGCCTCAATACGGCAATATATGATGCAGATGTAACTGCTATTGCCGAAGAAGCGCATAGTCTCGCCAATTCTGCAGTACCAGTCAGTTCTCAAGCGCTCCATACTTTGGCTACTCGCATGGAACATGCAGCGAGAGAAAAAACGATCGACGAATGCAGGATGATTGCTCAAGATATACAGCACGTCTGCGATGTCCTTTTGTCGCGTCTTGTCGCGTACCTTTGA